In the genome of Myxococcaceae bacterium, the window CTTTTTTTCGCCTTGGTTTATCTCGCCAACCGAAAACGCTTTCACGGCCAGCTGCTTCTGACCTATGCGGCCGCTTACTCCGTTATGAGATCGGCGATCGAGCTTTTTCGAGGCGATCTGGAACGTGGTTACGTGCTGGACGGCATTTTATCAACCAGCCAATTCATCTCGCTGTGTGTCATCTTAATAACCCTATCTGCTACCATGGCTTTAAAATCTAGGCCGTGAACTGGATTTTATGAATGCCTTCTTGCTAGCCTCAGAAGCATGACGGATTCAAAACAACGGATTGGCCTGACAGCAGCAACTTTGATGGTGGCTGGTAACATCATGGGTTCGGGCGTCTTCATGCTGCCCGCCAATCTAGCTGCAACGGGCGGGATCGCCATCTACGGTTGGATTGTCACCATCCTGGGCGCGGTTTCCTTATCTCTTGTATACGCAAAAATGTCTGCTGCAGACGATAGCCCGGGTGGCTCCTACGCCTACGCAAAAAAGGCATTTGGACCCTTCATCGGCTATCAGACCAACTTGCTATACTGGTTTGGAAACTGGATCGGAAACGTTGCGATTGCGGTAGTAGGAGTCGGCTATCTAAGCTATTTTTTCCCCATTTTAAAAGAAACTCTGGCCAGCGAAATCGCGTGCATCGCAGTTTTGTGGCTCTTTACCTACATCAATATCTTAGGTCCGAACCTGACCACTCGAGTCCAATCTTGTACGACGATTTTCGCACTCGTTGCAATCGTAGGCGTTGCTTTGCTTGGCTGGTTGCGTTTTGACCTGAATCTCTACTTGGCCTCCTGGAACGTTCACAACGTCAACGACTTCTCGGCAATTCAATCTGTCTTGAACGTCACTCTGTGGTCTTTTATTGGAGTCGAGACCGCTTCAGTGGCGGCAGGCGTTGTCGAGAACCCTAAAAAAAATGTCCCCATTGCGACTATCGGAGGCGTGCTGATTGCTGCAGTTTGTTATGTTTTGTCCTGCACGGCCATTATGGGTGTCATCCCAGGCCCTGTCTTGGCCAAATCGGCAGCTCCTTTCGCTGACGCGGCTCGGATCGCCCTTGGAGAAGCTGGTGGCGCGATGGTTTCGTTTTGCGCAACCTTGGGTTGCCTAGGCTCTTTGGGAGGCTGGATCCTAGCAACCGCACTAACAGCCAAGGCAGCGGCTGCAGACGGTTTGTTTCCCAAAGTATTCGCCGATAGCAACTCCGACGGAACTCCGGTCAAAGGTCTGATGATTGTTGCCACGCTCATGTCTTTGGTGGCTTTGGGATCCATTGCCCCCTCTGCCTCCAAAGAATTTGGAACGGTGTCTTCGATTGCGGTTTTAATGACCCTCGTGCCTTACGTCTACGTGTCTTCGGCACTCCTTTCGTTAGGCAAACTCAACAAACAGACCATACTTTTAATCGCATTTGCGATCGTCTATTGCGCCTGGGCTTTATTAGGCTCAAATCACAGCGAAGGAGATTGGCTTGCGGTCTTTTTGCTCATCAGTACAGCCCTTTATCAGTTCCAATTTCGAGGTAAATTGACATGAAACCCTATCGAACTCTTTTGGCTCATGAGTGCATTACCCCATCGGACGCTTCCTATCGAATCGTTCATGAGCTCACGCAAACACTTAAAAACCGAAACATCGATGTTTTGACAGCCTCTCATGATCCCATCAATCTATTTGACTCCGATGCAGGATTGAGTGCAGTGCTGGTCAGCTGGACACTTCCCCAAGCAGAATTGCTCATTCACCAAATTCGAAATAAAAATCTTAGTGTCCCCATTTTTCTGCTGATTGAAAAAGAGGAAGCGCAAGACCTTTCAACCGAAATTTTAAAACTTGTTTCGGAGCTGGTATGGATTTTTGAGGACAGTTCTCATTTTATCGCAGGCCGCATTGAGGCTTCCATGGTCAACTATCGAAAAACCATCTTAGGCCCCATGGCTTCAGCGCTGATTGATTTCAATAGTACTCACGAGTATTCTTGGCATACCCCCGGACATGCGGGAGGCACTGCGTTTCAAAAAAGCCCAGCGGGTCGAGAATTTTGGGACTACTTCGGAGAAAATCTATTTCGTTCGGATCTATCGATTAGCGTGGGCGAGTTGGGTTCTTTGCTGGATCACTCTGGACCCATTGGCGAAAGCGAAAAATATTCAGCACGCGTTTTCGGAGCAGACCGGACCTATACAGTCACAAATGGAAGCTCCACGGCAAACCGCATCATTTGGACCGCTTGCGTGGCGCGTGGCCAACGCGCGCTAGTGGATCGAAATTGCCACAAATCCAACGAGCAGGGACTCACTCTAACCGGAGCCATCCCTCAGTATCTCATGCCGACTCGAAATCGTTACGGAATTATCGGGCCAATTCCACTCAAGAATTTAGAAAAAGAATCGCTGATGCGCAACGGAAAGCCAAGCCACTGTGTCATCACGAATTCCACCTACGATGGACTGATTTATCAGGTAGAAAAGGTACTCGATTTACTGGCAGGTACAGTCGATCGCATCCATTTCGATGAAGCTTGGTATGGCTACGCCCGTTTTCATCCACTGTACAAGAACCGATACGCCATGCGAGGCACACCCGCTCAATCCAACACAGACTCTCCAACTCTGTTTGCCACCCATTCCACCCACAAGCTCTTGGCGGCTCTGTCCCAGGCTTCGTTTATCCATGTCCGCGATGGACTGAATGCAATCGATCACAATCGATTTAATGAATCGTTTATGATGCATGCTTCTACCTCGCCGTTTTATCCTATCATCGCTTCCAATGATATTACCACTTCCATGATGGATGGCCCAGGCGGGGAAGCGCTCATGGAAGAATCCATTCGTGAAGCGATTTTATTTCGTCAAATGGTCACTCGCATTTGGCGTGAATACGATTCAACTCAAGATTGGTTTTTCCAAACCTGGAATCCGACTCACATTCAAGAAACCTTCTTTGAAAAAGTCCCCGTTGAAGAACTCGTTAAGAATGCACACTACTGGGAACTTAAGCCTGGAGAAACTTGGCATGGTTTTGATTACGATGCTGGCTATTGCATGCTGGATCCCATTAAAGTCTCTGTCCTGTCCCCCGGTATTCGTTTGGACGGCAGTCTGGATATCCATGGCTTTCCTGCTTGTCTCTTAACTGCTTATTTGGATTCTCAAGGGATCCAAGTCGAAAAGACGAATGACTTTTCTATTCTGTTTCTCTTTTCCCTTGGAGTCACTCATGCAAAATGGAGCACTCTTTTGCATCATCTGATGGAATTCAAGCGACTCTTTGATGAGAATGCTCCGCTCTCGGTTGCCATCCCTGCTTTGAGCAAACACTACCCTTCGCTTGGGCTTCAGGATCTTGCCCGTCCCATGATGCAGCACTTAATCCAAACAGACTTCATGAAAGTTCAACACGAAGCTTTCTCGATTCTTCCTTCCATGAACCGGATCCCCGCAGAAGCTTACCAAGCGCTGCTTCGCAATGAAATCGAACGCGTCAGCTTAAAAGAAGCTCAAGGCCGAATTGCAGCCACCGGTCTTGTCCCCTACCCGCCTGGAATTCCGATGATCATGCCAGGAGAAGAGATTGGAACACTTCAAGACCCTTGGTTAGGTTACTTGGCCGCACTGGAGTCTTGGGATCAGAATTTTCCGGGTTTTAGCCATGACATCCATGGTATCGAATTCGAAAACGGGTGCTACAAGCTTTCAGTACTGAGATAAAGAGGCTTCTTGCGTAACCAGAGGTGTTGCACGGAGGATGATTTCTTGATGCACGATGTCATCAAACTTCGGAACCGAAATGAAGAAGTATTCTGGGAACACATTATGAACTTCAAACTTGGCTTGGTTGCACATCTTCAAAATGACGACTTTGCGATCGCTCTCAGGAAATCCAGGATTTCTAGTTGCATTGACCAGAGCGTCCTGGAGCATTAGGGCTTGGATTTTCGCTCCACCACGTTGAATAATTTCCGTCTGGATTAAAGGGATTAAAACCATATTGGGTCATAACGCCCCAAGAAGTGGATGTTAAGCTTGGCAACGGATTCGAAAACCATCCAAACGGGATAAAATAGCGTTTGCTCGCATAGATAAACCAGCCCCCCTCGGAAGACGCGCTGGTGGTCGGAACATATTGGGCATAATTCGCTGGCCGCCCTGTTGTCAGATCGTTATTGACCACTTGAAATGCTTCGGCTGTCGCATAGTAATCTGAATGCAGACTTAAAACGCCTTGAACCATCGCCTGCTCATCAGTCAATAGGTCTGGGTACTTATCTCCATAGTAAGAGATGAGGGCTCGCACAAAATTAATCGCCCCAAAACTCCACTCCGCGGACATAATCCCCCCTTTTTTATTGGGGCCGTTGTTATCTTGATCGGAATATCCAACACCCATTAATTGCTGCGTTGCTGGATCGTAATAGCCTCCCCATTTCTTGATCTGGATCCAATCCTGATAAGCTGTTCCGGCTCCAAACCAGGTATCCAATAATTCAGGGCCCAAAGCTGCAATCCCCCAAGTATTGACATCGATGGCATTGGCGCCCGCGCTATACTGGACTGTACAATGCCCAGAAGCATCATACGATTCAGTTACCCCTTGCTTGAAATATCCATTCGCTTTGTCCCATGAGTAGTTTTTGAAGTAACTCAAGATCGATGGAGACACTGGGCTCGTTGCACTTCCCCCCTGCCCCCAGATCAACCCATTAATAGCAGGAATCAAGTTTTCAGGATCAGCGGGCACCATGTTGGATAAAGCCTTTCGAAAAGCAAGCAATGCTCCGAGTGTGCTGGCATTGTTCTCGGTGGAAATTTGGAATGGGTTCACCGACAAGGACCCCGTGTTGCCCAAAGATCCTTGTACCGCATAATAAATGGCCCCTGTGCATTTTGACTGCATGTTCTGAAGCGCGCTGAACAATCCTTTAGCCACTTGATAGCGCGTATCGCTGGTCGTTAATTTCTCAGCCAAAATATTCGCCGCAACCATCGGCCCCATCATCAATCCCCAGACATTCTCTCCCGTGATGGGTTTATAATCTGCCCAGGTTACCACTCCGGGGAAGTACGCTGAATTATGAGCTGGTAAATTATCGGGCAAAGAGACGTAGGAAGCGTAGGTGCAACTTTGATCAGCCACCAAACACGAAGTTCGATTGGCCTCACATTCCGTTAAGCCCAGCGTACAGGAACGGTAACTTTGTTCGCAAGCTTGGCAGCCCAATGTCCAGAACGGATCCAGGCTGGTCCATTTTTGAGTCAACATTCGATAGGAGTAAGCCCCCAAAGGTTCTGCAATCGCTAAGCCAAGAGGCATCCCCGCCGCATAAGTCACCGGGCCATTGTTTTGTCCGTTCGGGGCACTGCCACCATAATAAAAAATTCCATTGGCTGCGTTTGTTAAACCTCGATTCCCACCCGCGGATCCACAGTTGGAATCATTGCCATCGGCTCCATTGAAATGATTCACCGAAAACACCGCGTTCTGAGCTCCAATGTAGCTTTGCAAGTCCACCAAAGTGGCAACCTGATTCACTTTCGCTAAAGCGAGCGCAATTTGATAGCAGGCCGCATCATAAATATCAGTTCCATTGCCAGTATTGATGCGTTCATACTGCAAATTGACCCCACCCGCAGCCAAAGAACCGCTGGGATCCAATGCCGAATAACTGGGTATCACCTCGTAGCTCTGGGCATTGTATTGATTCTTCACATTCAGAATTTCTGCCGTATTGCCTGATCCGGCACCTTGCCCCAGAACGGGAATCTGTCCTTGCGTTGCATCCGAGTAATAAATTTGCCAAGCATAGTCTCCGAAATAATCGATTGAGGTCCAATAACTCAAAGGCAAAGGAACATTCGAATACTGAGAACAAGTGGGCGTATAAACAAAACCAACCGTCTGAGGAGCATAGGCATTGGAAAACACAGGAGATTCTGTTGTAAGCGTCTTTACCAGCCGAGCGACTCCGTTCGAATCGCTAAACAAGGGAGTGAACGCAATTCCATTGGCAGACAGCTGCCCTACCGGCGTGCAAGTGGCCCCATTTGGATCGCTTGAACTCTTGGAGCACTGAACCAGAAGCAATGCAGAGAAAACAACTCCGATGATTTTGAACATAGCCCTAGAATAAAAAAACCCGCTCTTAATAAGCAAACCCAAGAGCGTTTTTTTTCATCAAAAGCCTACAAGAAGCTGTCCAGATACTGCCAACGCTCATAGAGCTCGGCTATTTTTTGCTCAGATGACTCCAATGCCTTGGTAGCCTCCGCAAATTCCCCATGCCTTGCAGAATGGGAAAGCGTTTGTTCGAAGACTTGCTTTCGCTCTTCCTCCGCCAAAATCAAGGCCATGATGCTTTCGTATTCTCTTTCTTCGT includes:
- the adiC gene encoding arginine/agmatine antiporter — encoded protein: MTDSKQRIGLTAATLMVAGNIMGSGVFMLPANLAATGGIAIYGWIVTILGAVSLSLVYAKMSAADDSPGGSYAYAKKAFGPFIGYQTNLLYWFGNWIGNVAIAVVGVGYLSYFFPILKETLASEIACIAVLWLFTYINILGPNLTTRVQSCTTIFALVAIVGVALLGWLRFDLNLYLASWNVHNVNDFSAIQSVLNVTLWSFIGVETASVAAGVVENPKKNVPIATIGGVLIAAVCYVLSCTAIMGVIPGPVLAKSAAPFADAARIALGEAGGAMVSFCATLGCLGSLGGWILATALTAKAAAADGLFPKVFADSNSDGTPVKGLMIVATLMSLVALGSIAPSASKEFGTVSSIAVLMTLVPYVYVSSALLSLGKLNKQTILLIAFAIVYCAWALLGSNHSEGDWLAVFLLISTALYQFQFRGKLT
- a CDS encoding arginine decarboxylase (biodegradative; catalyzes the formation of agmatine from arginine); protein product: MKPYRTLLAHECITPSDASYRIVHELTQTLKNRNIDVLTASHDPINLFDSDAGLSAVLVSWTLPQAELLIHQIRNKNLSVPIFLLIEKEEAQDLSTEILKLVSELVWIFEDSSHFIAGRIEASMVNYRKTILGPMASALIDFNSTHEYSWHTPGHAGGTAFQKSPAGREFWDYFGENLFRSDLSISVGELGSLLDHSGPIGESEKYSARVFGADRTYTVTNGSSTANRIIWTACVARGQRALVDRNCHKSNEQGLTLTGAIPQYLMPTRNRYGIIGPIPLKNLEKESLMRNGKPSHCVITNSTYDGLIYQVEKVLDLLAGTVDRIHFDEAWYGYARFHPLYKNRYAMRGTPAQSNTDSPTLFATHSTHKLLAALSQASFIHVRDGLNAIDHNRFNESFMMHASTSPFYPIIASNDITTSMMDGPGGEALMEESIREAILFRQMVTRIWREYDSTQDWFFQTWNPTHIQETFFEKVPVEELVKNAHYWELKPGETWHGFDYDAGYCMLDPIKVSVLSPGIRLDGSLDIHGFPACLLTAYLDSQGIQVEKTNDFSILFLFSLGVTHAKWSTLLHHLMEFKRLFDENAPLSVAIPALSKHYPSLGLQDLARPMMQHLIQTDFMKVQHEAFSILPSMNRIPAEAYQALLRNEIERVSLKEAQGRIAATGLVPYPPGIPMIMPGEEIGTLQDPWLGYLAALESWDQNFPGFSHDIHGIEFENGCYKLSVLR